A window of Quercus robur chromosome 12, dhQueRobu3.1, whole genome shotgun sequence genomic DNA:
CTTAATTTGTGCTTCCATCTCACCTGTTGCCACATAGCAGGAAGTCATCGAACCAACAACATTCATTGCTCCTAGTGCCACCATTTCTTTGTTTCCATCAATTTGATAGTCCTTCATAGCTGCAAATGTTCTTCCAATTGCTACGGCTTCCTGATAAAATTGCCCCATGAAGAGATAGATAAGAAATTGGCTTAGATACAAACTGAAGATTATATTCTTTTGATATGAATATATGGGTTACACAATGGCTCACCGTCAATGCAACCATACCAGCCACAACACCAATCCTAAAACCTTTGCCGAGATATTCTCCATGGAAATATATATCATTCACTGATGAAGGATTGATTCCTTTTTCTATATGTCTCACCTTTACATATCAATAAAACTGTTAGTGTTGTTGCTGTTGCCATTTCTACTATTTTCATTCCTTGCAATGATAAAGATTGTTACTACAACtatttgtcattaaaaaaaaaaaacaggagaagaagaatgatgAGAAATGCTTACAATTGCAACACCTTTCTTTTCTGCATGGgtaataaacacaaaaaatgtgGCCAGAATAACGGATATCAATGGGGCAATTGCAGGCACCCAGAAGAGCTTCTTATTCCTTTTACCCTGCTCACAAAATATGTGagaatcagaaaaaaaaaaatcacaaaaattaaatattttatgtaaatagTGTAGAATTAGGAGCTCTTACTAGGAATTTAGCAAAtagaagaaaacataaaaagacCGCTCCAATCAGTATAGTCTGCCAGTTCCACTGCAAGATGTTGTAAAATAAGTTTCAGTAACTTGGCTTGAAGTTGTTTTTGCTTTGAGACTCTTAATGTTGCagattttttagaagaaaagaataaaggaGGAtaaagtgaacaaaaataacTGACATATGAGATAGAGAAAAGTGAGATCTTACTCCATGATTGACTGAGCTAAACACTGAGCGCAAAACAGAGATAATATCAGAATTCTTTGTGAAATCTTTTATGCCAAGAAAACCTTTAAGCTGTTGGAGGGAAATTGTGATGGCAGCTCCACCCATAAAACCAACAATGGCAGCATGGGATAGGAAGTCAATCAAGAAACCCAGCCTgataacaaaacccaaaccaccaTAATATAGTTGTAGTGGAGGCTAGAAGTTTTCAGAAAggctggaaaagaaaaaaggatagAAGCAATGCAAAACCAAGAGTAACAAACATTTCAGTGAAAATTgctttttcaaaatatgaattatgGTACTTAATTACCTAAAAAACCCTAGTGTTGCTTGAGTGATTCCTGCAAAGAAAGTAGCTGTGAATGCAAGCCGTCGATACTCTATTGGATTTGTAGCAGAGTCAATCTCATCCTGAAGTAAGGTCCCCAGCAATAAAGACACAACAGCAACTGGTCCAATGGCTATATCTCTTGAACTACCCATAAAGGCATAAATCAGTGGTGGAACAAAGCTGGAATCTGTAAAGATTTAGAATAACAGAAAACAGAGAAGCTTTGTTACAATTCCTGAAAGGCAGTTATGGCAACACATGGTGTTCGTAGGTAGTACAGAAACTTACATAGTCCATATTGTGGATCCAAATTTGCAAGCTTTGCATAGCCAATGTCCTATTTTAGGAGTCAAATAAATTGTTAGAGCAGTGTAAATGGGTCAAATCTTTTTGagtttctgtttctttttcttccttctggTTTACATTTCTATATCTTTTAGGCAGAAAATTTACCTGAGGAATGCAGAGACTTGCAATAGTGAGTCCTGCAATAATATCCCCTCTAAGTTTGCTAAGGTTGTAGCTTCTCACCCACCCAACTATGGGGAAAAAGGTCTCGATGCCTAGGAGTAACTTCCGAGAGTTAGTTTGATCCTTGAAGGGACGTAAAGGCTCATCTGAAAAGAATGTTTCTTTAACATTATCTTTGAATTCCTTGAAGAGGTTTTGCTTTGGGGGAACTCCCACCTTGTGAATGTGATGCATGTTCTGTGAATGATGGTGCGAGGATGACAGACTTCTGATGTCCATCTCTTTTGTGTGAAGATCATCTTCAGTTGAGTGGCCCATTGAAGGCATAGACAACTAGTTCACCTGGAGTGCAGGAAAAGCATTAGAAAAATCATTACCAGAAGCATCAGAATGCCAATCATAAATGAGAAGAAGAATGGAGCAAAGGCTTTAAAACACTGCACCAAAACATCTAAATCACAGGCAAGATAGTTCATTTGAAATCCAAAATGTAATTATAACACCTTCAATCTTCAAAGCAAGTTAAAGAATTGACCATCCTATGTGGCTAATGGTTCCATAATATTGATCCAAGTAAACCTACATTAAGTTCATATAATTGGATTTAAAATCAAAGAGCCTTAAAACTACTTTGACATCAAGAAAGACTTATAAGTAAAAGGTAATAGTTGAGGATATTTAACCTCAATGAAGTAAATAGATGCAAGCAGAAGGTGCAGACAATCAATGTGTAGAGCCTTCTTGATGTGGAAGGTAATTGTATTTGGGAAGCTCTTGCTTATATAAGTTCTTAAAGGATTTCTAGTCAAACTTATCAAGCTGAAGAGAGAAGCATAAAAAAGCAATTAGGTATGAATCTGGATATCTTACATGTCATATACATAATAAACATCATagtgaaacaaaaattttcaatctcagGCAGCCGACgcatagaatttttttattaccttGTGATTGATGTAAAAAAGTAATCATCTCTTCCATAATTGTAGTGCTTATGGACTAAAATATGTTGCTTAGGAACGTATTGACTTACAAGCACATATGGCAGCAGCTAGGAAACTAGAAGCACATGACCTCACAGTccttctacctttttttttatttgttttgttttttgtttttccctccCTTTTGCTGCTAATGGAAAAGAGAAGGGAGGGTTGGTTCTTCAACTGAAAGGACCCCCTTTAAGTGGTGCAGATGCCTAAATTTTTAAGTCAATAAAGTGTATGCAAAATGCGACGCCCGTCTATCACAGCCAGTGACCAAAAGGAGTAGTTTTAGTCTTACTATGGGGTCTCCTAATTGAAATGTAGTTGATCAGGCCTAAAATCTTCAACATGGCCCCATTTTGACATAAACCTCTATTCAAATCTTACTGCAATCTATTGGCTAATTTGTTTTACAGAAAATCTTCTAAGAATTTGTATGGACCAGAAttacaaacaaaagaaacaatcaGAGAACACTTTCACATAGCTAAAAGGGTATCCAATTTGTTGAGAGAAGAGGTGCAAGTTGTCAATGTATACCAATACAATGCCTTGTTCTACACTATTAATCCAATAAACATTTTCGTTCCACAATATTTCAGAACTACTAGTATCATTTTTGATTGACACTGACACCCAAAAAACAGCATCCAAGcatttttaactttaatttagCATCATAGAAAATATGCTATTCCCTAAATggattaaaaatattaaaactttaaatttccTAAACGTCCAAGAATCAATCATGCCCCTTTGGAATACCCTAAAGGCTGACCCAACAAAACTATCTTAATCAgctaaaattgataaatattaGTATTACCCAAATATCAATTCTAAGAGTACATAGTAGAATCATAAACATCTTACGAAATGAATCAAAAGTCAgatataaacataaatattttcttttgttgcagTTGGGTACCTTGCAAATTGCATGTTTGTGTAAAGAATAAAGGCTAATGAACATAGAGTATTACCTAAACCTCATTCGTGCTTGTCATGCAAGCCATTGATAGTGCGGGATTCGATTACACCTAGACAAAGAGGCCGACCTTTCAAACATCCACTTTCTAGTTCATATCATCTGTGGTCAAGAACCAACcacataaaaaaagataaagaaaaaagaatatcaAACAACAAGAGCTAATAAGAAATTGCAAAAAAGAATTAATCTATCATAATTGAATGTAATACTAAAATAAAGTGATACCTGAAATCTGCCACCTCCTACCCTTTACAATCTCCACACTTGATGGTCCTCAAGTttctggagaaaaaaaaaaaggtatgatTATTGCTAAAAAGTGCAATTAAGAactttaaataaacaaataataataatggtatTTTAGGAACAGAACCAAAGAAGAGAACCCATATTACGTCTAGGTGCAATTGCCAATCCATTATTTGCATCTACATTCTTATTATTGCTTTAACAGGTACAatcacactaaaaaaaaagaaaaagtcatcGCAATTTTCGCAGACCCTGGTAAACAACAacccatggttttaaaaaaaaaaaaaaaaaatagcaacccaaaaaaataggggagaaataaaaaggataaaagtTCTAACTTTCACGACTTGTTTTGTTGGCTTAAATtgaccattttttatttatgattgaATAGTTCTAATTAGTGTTTACTTGTTAATTGTAGAAAGCAACATTAGTACTAGTTCGGAGTCAACAACGTGGTCGAGCGGCTCACGtgtgtataatatataatattaggaAAAGTCTTAAAGATTAAAGAATGAGTGACTTTGGTTCGCAGCTtctagtttaattattttttgtttgataacgATGATGATGAAGAACTGTTAGGTCAATGCTTACACACTTGtcgatttttaaaattttcaaagttgtcGATGGATGTGGACCCCACTGGTTGAATGAGGTCGTGATGGGAACCAGGTTCGGTATGCCGGGGGAGCTATGATTTGGGAAGTGATAATGATAAACTTTTTATAATGTGTGAAAtgtattttactaaaaaaattgcCTAAGTTATTGTTAATCTTatcataattataaaaaaaaaaaaaaaaaaaaaaaaaaaaacactatcaTAATAAATGCTGGgggaaattaaattttactaCTCCAAACTAGACCTcatgttacactttgcaccttaCACTTTTTTAAATGCATGTTTTGCATCTTAAACTCCGACCACTATGACACTTTGTATTCTAATGTTAAGTTTGCTATTAACTTGgatggaaattcaaaatttagaatGTAAAGTGTAATCAGGAATATAGTTTAAggtagtaaagtgtaatttctaatttgtttttaagggattgtaaagaagaaaaatcaggTCTTTTCACGtagtgacaaattttttcatccaagttaacaaaaaaacttaatgttggcatgcaaagtgtaacaaataTCATAGTTTAGGTTGTAAAGTGTACTTGGGAATATAGTTTAGGGAGGTAAAATGTAACTTTTATGTCATGtcaattatttaatatatatatatatatatatatatatatattatgttaaaaATTTATCGTTATTTTAGAGATTTGCAAGAACATAATTTTACCTAGAAGAGGtgagatttaaattttttttttttttaataaaagatacaaatgatttttattttttatagaagaagatgaaagtaaGTTGACATTATTATAAACTTGTACTACAAATAGATCTCTTAGGGAGGTTTTTTTTCAATGGGCTAAATGCACCTTAATTCTGATCTTCAATAattacatcaaaaaaaaaaaaaaatggtaagtaTGAAAGTCATTAAATATTGGCTTTAAGAGGATTCATAtgcttatataaatatatagtaattgtgaacaataaaataaaaaaactagccATTATTTCAAATGTCAAAAggtttattaatataaataataataataccatTCATAACTTTACCTTAAGTTGCTAAGAGTcgggttccaattagctcaactggtaaagttttttatggttaaataagagatatgGAGTTCAATTtttgcctacaccaaaaactgattggtgtcttggtctgatccTTGTAACTCTTATGGCCCTTCCTGATGTTCCAACTAAGACCTCCAATTAGTGTTTAAAACTTTCCTCCCCaactattaaataaatttacccTTGAATTATGCTtacaacttttcttttttttagaaaaaattatgcttagaatctaattggattttttttttccagttttgactttaaatatatatagaatatagattgtaattttttttttcttgaacatATTCTATTGTAAATAAATCATCCTAAAAGGATAAAATGCATCAAGATTTAGCCAACACACATTGCATCCATATGCTAATGGCACATGTAAGGTAGTTGACTGCTATTTGGGAAACTTCGTCTCATTAATAGATGCCATACATTCAATATTCTACAAATGGGTGTTGATAATGCCAAATTGTCATTTGGGTCACTCGTCGAATTCGGAGCATTAGACGATCTTGTAGgacctgcaaaataaaggaaggaCTAATCAAAAAGACCACTTGGTTGTGCTCGGTGGGGGAGCCtctgatgcttaagttagtaccAACCCATATATTGTGTATATGAACAGTGTTTTGTAATAGTTTTTTTGATATATCTTAGCAAATAGACATattgtcccttttataggtgacttaggtagTTGTTGGACATAAATGAGGGTGATTATTACACTAATTGTATCGTTTTTTGTCTTGATGAGAGAGTTTAAGGCCTATGATAGTCATTATTGAATGTGTTGGGCGGCAGTTACTCATCTATCTTTGATGGCCTACTAATGATGCAATAACCGTCCATTAAGATGGACGACCTTAACAGTTTTTATGGACTCATCAATTGCCCCCCATTCCCAAGTctaattttgctttttgctaGTCAGGTTTTGGGAATATACTTGACTTGTTTAGATTTGAACTACTTTATCTTCAACTACTTTCTTCTAAGAGAATGGTAGTATTTTTGTGACGACTCCTTAGTATCTGCCTTTTGAAGGTCTTTTTGGACGTTCGAGGGATCATAGCTTGATCTTGAAAGTAAGCTAATTTCCTTGGATGATCATTTTTTGTCACTGCTGAAGAGCAGGCTAATTTCTTTGGACAACCATTTTTTATCTGAAGAGCAAGTTAATTTCTTTGGACGACCATTTTTTATCACTGCTAAAGAGCAAGGTGATTTTTTTGGACGACCATTTTTGATCACTTCGATGcttcttctttcatttattttctagtCGTCACGTTTAATATTCTTGATTTACGTGTGACTTGCATTTGCGTGAGAATTCTTGTCTACTTACACTCGTCTAAGGATATTTAGTCACTTAGCCACTTTTAGATGGCTTACATCCAGTTACGAAGTTTCGTCATTTAGACTTCATCAATGATTTACATTGGTTTAGCAGAatcttgtccttttttttttgggtgacttacatccatttttaaggaatcttgtcacttaggcttcgtcagtgatttacatccgtcttggcggaatcttatcacttagctattttttagtaacttacatccatttaaggaatcttgtcacttaggctttgCCAATTATTTACATtcgtcttggcggaatcttattacttagccattttttttggtgacttacatccatttaaggaatcttgtcactcaGGCtttgtcagtgatttacatGTAGTGAAATCTTATCACTTGGCcatttttggtgacttacatccatttaaggaatcttgtcacttaggctttgtcagtgatttacatTCATCTTGatggaatcttatcacttagctattttttggtgacttacatacATTTAAgaaatcttgtcacttaggttTCGCTAGTGATTTACATTCGTCTTGGcagaatcttatcactttgccatttttttggtgacttatatccatttaaggaatcttgtcacttgttGTTGGAAAGATTCCTTGACGCTATGTCGTTTTGGACATTCTTGAAGCCATGTTGAtatttgcatcaagttgcacaTGCACTTGCCAAGACTTGGTtaaacaagaattttagaacaatttatatataaataataagttacCAATAGCCTAGGTGggtctttttcttattttcttgtaattctAGAGCTTTACCTCTTTTGTAATTCATCTTAGTACATATATTTTTGCATGAAATCTTACTAGGCGTAAATTTTATAGATGAATATAAAAAAGACAGAAATAAAAATGTTACCTTAGATGACGGCTTTATTTTGCCACACTCATCGATTTTTCATTGCTAGGATCTTCTTGACGAGCTTTTctctattaatatttttaagctTAAAATGATACTTCATGTCTAAGGCCTAGATCTcttttgcttcaattttttaaaagcgTAAAAACTAGGCCACTTTGTTGCCCCCATTCAGTGCAATTCTTGTTTGTTATTGTCTAGAGGAATGCTCTATCAAGGTTggaacttttgtttttttgtttgtttttttttttttttttaaattttggagtGCTTTGATGACCATGGTCATTGCTGTTCGAAGTAGcaatttcctcttctctcttctttaattGTACACTTAAGTCACTTCAATAGTGCTAGTTGCATTTTGTTAGGAATGACAATATACAAATATGCAATTGCATGCTATTCAATTATGGATGTCATTTGACGAAGTGCATTCTAAAAGTATAATATCATTTGTGAAGACTGAAGCTCTTGGCTACATGCTTCTTTAAAGTGTCGAAGTTAAAGCTGATATATCCATTATTTTGGATACTCAAGTGTCCAACGTATATCAAAAATGAttttaagataaaaagaagTGTTTGATGTTGTGATAGCATGTGCAATAAGTTGGTAAGATATGAACTAGAGAAATggtcatgaatttttttataaaaaaaatggtgtagcaaatcttttattcaagaCCTCAAGTTTCTCTATTTTGACCTTACTAAATCAAATAAGTAATTCACTTTCAAAATAACAAATTGTTGCAGATATTTAAAGGATAAAAAGGGTTGAATCGTTAAATAATGTAATTCATCAAGTCCTACAATACTATTATGGTAAAACCATAATGATATTTGATTCCACTTTTTAGTGCCTCAACATggcatattttaaaaagaatttgacTTCACCTTTCTTACAATCTCAGTAATTATAGAGCTAGACTAAAGGAAAGTATAGGATttccttagattttttttatttattttttattttttactgtcTGCCTTAGATTCATTTCACATTTATTTGGTAATTTATGCAATTCCTTAAATTTAAGATATATACGTTACACAcatcagaatcaagttttggaaaTTGAGTTAACAAGAGACAGAGTGAGTAAGGTTTAATTACCTGTTTGCCTTGGGACTTTTTCTAGAAATTGAATATTCGAGCCCACCTTTGCAAGGATCTTAGAACAGGCACACTTGGCTTGGAACCACTTTATTCACATGGCAAGTGATTTAGATGTGTGTGTGCGGTACTTTGGGTACCCTTTTAAGCTAATTTCTTTTCAACGAGCTCTTCTTTGGTGGGTTGATATTGGCTTCAAAGCTTTTGGGGCTTGACTCCCCATTTGTGatgtcaaaggaattttcaTAACCTTTGGTTGTATTACCCTTTTCCACCTAagggtttttgatatttttcttgGTAGGTTCTTCTTGACAATTTCTTAAGAATATAGGAACAATCAAGCTAGTCTAGTTACACTAGTGAATAGTTTAGTACTTTTACTGTGCAAAGTGTTAGACTTGGAGCAACCTTGTCAAGTAAGAAATTCACAAATAATATTAATCACAAATGTATAAAATTTGTTGGGGGCttaatattgatttttatatagATGAGGTGTAATATAGTTTATACCGAGCTCTGAAGTGTAGTGGCTCAGTGAAAGCATGATGCTTTAACATATAAAGACCACTAAAGATTTCATAAAACCTTTTGGTGGGATTTATGTATGGAACAATTTAAATTCTCCATTCTCAAAGTTTAATTATACATGGAAAAGTTTAAATAGTAAACTTTGTTCATTCTATGGTGGAACATATgaagatataaaattttataacttaGCAACGATGAtggaatttatttaaaaagaaacgtACTGAAACTAAATATCTTTTATGCATATTGGCATAAATTCTAATGATTTTtgaattatgaaattttacaaacttgCATTCCTTAAATAACTAGATCCTTTGACTCAAAAATAATGCTATTAGCATATTTTTTAAAGCATCTTATgtctttttttgagagaaaaaacatCTTATATCTAATGATATTGACAACTCtaaaagtaaaaacatataatgttttatgcatttaATTGATTGCTCTAAGGagcatttataaaattaatttccaTTAGGAAACTAACTGTAGAAAGTAAAAACATATAGGAGTATTCACTAACTTTCTTCATCCAGAATTTCTTTAACTTCAAAAATCGAAACTGAATAACTTTGGGTTTAATGCCtaaagcagtttttttttttttaaatttttataaataacttAGATAGGCAATAAGATTCAAATCCACCTTTTTAGTGGTT
This region includes:
- the LOC126708642 gene encoding sulfate transporter 1.3-like isoform X1, whose product is MPSMGHSTEDDLHTKEMDIRSLSSSHHHSQNMHHIHKVGVPPKQNLFKEFKDNVKETFFSDEPLRPFKDQTNSRKLLLGIETFFPIVGWVRSYNLSKLRGDIIAGLTIASLCIPQDIGYAKLANLDPQYGLYSSFVPPLIYAFMGSSRDIAIGPVAVVSLLLGTLLQDEIDSATNPIEYRRLAFTATFFAGITQATLGFFRLGFLIDFLSHAAIVGFMGGAAITISLQQLKGFLGIKDFTKNSDIISVLRSVFSSVNHGWNWQTILIGAVFLCFLLFAKFLGKRNKKLFWVPAIAPLISVILATFFVFITHAEKKGVAIVRHIEKGINPSSVNDIYFHGEYLGKGFRIGVVAGMVALTEAVAIGRTFAAMKDYQIDGNKEMVALGAMNVVGSMTSCYVATGSFSRSAVNYMAGCQTAVSNIVMSIVVLLTLLFITPLFKYTPNAILAAIIINAVISLIDIQAAILIWKIDKFDFVACMGAFFGVIFVSVEIGLLIAVSISFAKILLQVTRPRTAILGKLPGTSVYRNILQYPEATKIPGILIVRVDSAIYFSNSNYIKERILRWLTDEEEKIKEDDPQTIQFLIVEMSPVTDIDTSGINSLEELHNTLQKRDLQLILANPGPTVVDKLHASKFANLIGQDKIFLTVADAVLSCNPKFAEEP